In the genome of Chloroflexota bacterium, one region contains:
- a CDS encoding class I SAM-dependent methyltransferase — MAQVQKTRFAWRSRSSWAEQSTQMDTSPYDDWADIYDAVYSYVVEDIPFYVEEAVRSGGPVLELGCGTGRIAIPIAQSGIDIVAVDSSSAMLEHARSKAESAHTPNLNLLQADMRDFEIDTQFALIIIPFRGFLSLLSVEDEMRTLATIRRHLAPGGRLVFDIFVPDLSMMVQAGDVPYYFRDVIDPAIGAHMVIWNQASYDAFSQVMSIRTTIEELDDSGRVASKMYRDFALRYITRWEMHHLLRTCGFDVLALHGDFNRNDFDEDSTDMIWVASSTG, encoded by the coding sequence CCTCACCATACGACGATTGGGCGGACATCTACGATGCCGTGTATTCGTATGTGGTGGAAGACATCCCGTTCTATGTCGAAGAAGCCGTCCGCTCCGGCGGTCCTGTCCTCGAACTGGGCTGTGGCACCGGGCGCATCGCTATTCCCATAGCCCAGAGCGGCATTGACATTGTAGCCGTAGATTCGTCATCCGCCATGCTGGAACACGCGCGAAGCAAAGCCGAGTCCGCGCACACGCCGAATCTGAATCTGCTGCAAGCGGACATGCGCGACTTCGAGATAGACACGCAGTTCGCCCTAATCATCATCCCGTTCAGGGGATTTTTGTCGTTGCTCTCGGTCGAAGACGAAATGCGCACGCTGGCGACCATCCGCCGGCACTTGGCGCCCGGCGGCAGGCTAGTCTTCGACATATTCGTGCCGGATCTAAGCATGATGGTGCAGGCGGGCGATGTTCCATATTACTTCAGGGATGTCATAGACCCGGCAATCGGCGCTCACATGGTCATCTGGAATCAGGCGAGCTACGATGCTTTCAGCCAGGTGATGAGCATTCGCACCACTATCGAAGAACTCGACGATTCCGGGCGCGTAGCAAGCAAGATGTACCGCGACTTCGCCCTGCGTTACATCACACGCTGGGAAATGCACCACCTGCTGCGCACATGCGGCTTCGACGTGCTTGCGCTCCACGGCGACTTCAACCGCAATGACTTCGACGAGGACAGCACAGATATGATCTGGGTGGCGTCGTCCACCGGCTGA